Proteins encoded within one genomic window of Natator depressus isolate rNatDep1 chromosome 1, rNatDep2.hap1, whole genome shotgun sequence:
- the LOC141984845 gene encoding LOW QUALITY PROTEIN: C-type lectin domain family 9 member A-like (The sequence of the model RefSeq protein was modified relative to this genomic sequence to represent the inferred CDS: substituted 1 base at 1 genomic stop codon) — MSEQSVTFVDLRFHTPAEQKRKQRPKHARVTEISEKEMAYSDLEFHTPSKXKRQQNPTSWERFESPPSSQWFLTVILGLLCLALVVTARVWGALVLQASHQVRRQNEELIQKLAILKNFTQLQETLTNCMQQRDELQANNTELSNVLNKKVDKCSSCPEGWIQHRGKCYHFTNERSSWQKSKKYCSSHMSRLLRIENKEELDFINRQACFHWIGLFRKGAATSWMWEDGTAHSTHLFQVKKKEPGESCVLLNAGEATSYNCTQQYRCICEKRAA, encoded by the exons ATGAGTGAGCAGTCAGTGACCTTTGTGGATCTCAGATTTCATACTCCTGCAGAgcagaagagaaaacaaagacCAAAGCATGCCAGGGTCACAG AAATCAGCGAGAAGGAAATGGCCTACTCGGATCTGGAGTTTCACACTCCTTCAAAGTAGAAGAGGCAGCAAAAT cccacttcctgggaaaggtttg AATCTCCTCCATCTTCACAGTGGTTCCTTACAGTGATTCTGGGGCTCCTCTGCCTGGCTTTGGTAGTAACTGCAAGGGTTTGGGGTGCCTTGG TTCTCCAGGCTTCCCATCAAGTGAGAAGACAGAATGAGGAACTTATCCAGAAACTGGCTATTCTGAAAAACTTCACTCAATTGCAGGAAACTCTGACAAACTGCATGCAGCAAAGAGACGAACTCCAAGCCAATAACACAGAGCTCTCAAATGTTCTGAATAAGAAAG TAGATAAATGCAGCTCTTGCCCTGAGGGCTGGATACAGCATAGAGGGAAGTGTTACCATTTTACTAATGAAAGGAGCTCCTGGCAGAAGAGTAAAAAATACTGCTCGTCTCACATGTCTAGACTGCTGAGGATAGAGAACAAGGAAGAACTG GATTTCATAAACAGACAGGCGTGTTTTCACTGGATTGGACTATTCCGTAAGGGAGCTGCTACAAGCTGGATGTGGGAGGATGGCACAGCTCATTCCACTCACCT GTTCCAAGTAAAGAAGAAAGAGCCTGGAGAGTCCTGTGTACTTCTGAATGCAGGAGAAGCCACCTCCTATAACTGTACACAACAATATCGCTGTATTTGTGAGAAGAGAGCTGCTTAG